The window GCGATGAAGTCGGCGACTTGCTCGACGTCCTTTTCCTTCATGCCGCGGGTGGTCACGGCCGGGGTGCCGATGCGGATGCCGCTCGGCTTCATCGGGGTGCCGGTGTCGAAGGGGATGGTGTTCTTGTTCACCGTGATGCCGGCTTCATCGAGGGCGTGGGAAGCTTCCGATCCGTTGAGACCCTTCGGCCGGAGATCGACCATCATGACGTGATTGTCGGAGCCGCCGGAAACGATGCGGAGGCCGTGATGGGTGAGGCGCGCGGCGAGGGCCTGCGAATTCTTCACGACTTGCTCCTGGTAGCTCTTGAAGTCGGGCTTGAGCGCTTCGCCGAAGCAGACGGCCTTGGCGGCGATGACGTGCATCAGCGGGCCGCCCTGGATGCCGGGGAAGACCTGAGCATCGATCTTCTTCGCGAACTCTTCCTTGCACAGGATGATGCCGCCGCGCGGGCCGCGAAGGGATTTGTGGGTGGTGGAGGTGACGAAGTCGGCGTGCGGCACCGGGTTCGGGTGGACCCCAGCGGCGACGAGGCCGGCGATGTGGGCCATGTCCACGAACAGGTAGGCACCGACTTCGCGGGCGATCTGCGACATGCGCTCGAAGTCGATCACGCGGGAGTAGGCGCTGGCACCGCAGGTGATGAGCGCCGGCGTTACTTCGCGGGCGAGCTCGGCGAGGTGATCGTAGTCGATCCGCTCGTCATCCTTGCTCACGCCGTAGTGGGTCACGTCGTAGAACTTGCCGGAGAAGTTCGCCTTGTGGCCGTGGGTGAGGTGGCCGCCGTGCGACAGGTCCATGGTGAGGATCTTGTCGCCGGGCTTCAGCACGGAGAAATAGACGGCGGTATTTGCCTGCGAGCCGGAGTGCGGTTGGACGTTCGCGTGCTCTGCGCCGAAGATCTGCTTGGCGCGGTCGATCGCAAGTTGCTCGACGACATCGACGTTATCGCAGCCGCCATACCAGCGCTTGCCGGGGTATCCTTCGGCATACTTGTTCGTCAGCACGGAGCCTTGGGCTTCCATGACGGCGGGCGAGGCGAAGTTTTCCGAGGCGATCAGCTCGATGTTGTTCCGCTGGCGCTTTTCCTCGGCGACGATGGCGGCGTAGATCTCGGGGTCGGTCTCGGCGATGCGGGACCCGGAGGACTTGCAGACGCGGGCCTCATGGCGGCCGCCTTCGAAGCCGGTGGCGAGGAAGGCATCGGTCATCGCCGTGGCGGTGGCGACATCGACGGTCTTGCCGCCGAGGCAGAGGACGTTGGCGTCGTTGTGCTGGCGGGTGGTGATCGTTTCCTCGACGGTGCGGACATTGGCGGCCCGGACGTGGCGGTGGCGGTTGGCGGCTATGGAAACGCCGACGCCAGAGGTGCAGCAAAGCACGCCGAAATCCTGGGTGCCGTCGGAAACCGAGCGGCCGACGAGATTGGCGAAGTCCGCATAATCGACCGAGTCGGGACCGTGCGTGCCGAAGTCGGTGACCTCGTGGCCGGCGGCCTGGAGGTGGGCAACGAGGGCATCCTTGAGGTCAACTCCGCCGTGATCGGCGCCGAGGGCTATACGCAGGGACTTCTGGCTCATGGTGGTCGGCTTGGGGCGGGAGGGAAATGGACCGAGGGGCCGGGAAATGCAACCCCCGAGAGAACCAGAATCCCTCCCGTGACCGGATCATGCGCCGGATGACGCGGAAAGGGCCAAGGGAAGGCCCGGTGGCGGGCGGGCATTCCCGAATTCGCGCTGTCATGCCTGCCTTTCTTGGCGCTTGGCACTCCCTCCGGGGGACTCCACCTTCCGGCCGTGATTCCGCCGACCTGCCGCGACCGCGTCATTGCTCCCTCCCTGCTAGCTGCCGATTTTTCCCGCATCCGCGAGGAAGTGACCCGCGCCATCCATTCGGGGGCCGATTGGCTCCATCTGGACGTGATGGACGGCCACTTCGTGGACAATATTTCCTTCGGCCCGGCGGTGGTGCAGGCGGTCCACGAAACGAACGACATTTACCTCGATGTCCACCTGATGGTCTCCCGGCCGGATCATTTCCTGCCGCGCTTCGTGGCCGCCGGGTCGGATATGATCACGGTGCACGTCGAGGCGCACCACGATGTCGCCGCGACCCTCCGTGCGATTCGCGACGCCGGTTGCAAGGCCGGTCTGGCCCTGAACCCGGCGACCCCCTTTGACCACGTGGTGCCGCATTTGGAGAACATCGACCTGCTGCTGTGCATGACCGTGGTGCCGGGCTTCGGCGGGCAATCCTTCATGCCGGAAGTGCTGCCGAAGATCGAAATGGCGGCAAAATACCGGGACGAGCGCGGCCTCGGGTATCACATCGAGGTGGACGGCGGCATCGACGCCCTGACCGCCGCCCGCTGCGGGAAAGCCGGGGCAAACGTCATGGTCGCCGGTTCCTCCACCTTCCGCGCGCCCGATATGTCGCTGGCGGTGAAGGAAATCCGCGAAGCCTGAAAACGGACGAATTTTTCGCCCGGCGGCGCTATTATCGTGTCCATTTGATCTCATGAAACCCGTTGTCGCCATCGCCACCGCCCTGCTGAGTTTCGCCGCCGGCTGGGTGCTCAAGCCCACACCGGATGCGGTCCCGGACGGATCGACCGCGGAGAACGGCACCACCAAGTCGACCGGCAGCGGTCGCGGAGGGGAAGGGGATGGATCGCTGGATGGGAAATCCCACGTTCGCGCCAAGCGCCCGCTGGTGCTTCCGGCGCGCGGCGGGGGTGCCGTTGAGCCCGATGCGGCCACCGTGTCGGCTCAGGTTCGCTTTCAGGAAACCTTCGGCAATGCTTCAGGCCGCGCCGACAATGCCCGGCTGTCCCGTCTGGCGGAAGCCCTCGGCCTGAGCGCCGAACAGCGGGAGACGCTGGCGGTGCTATTGGCCAACCGCCGCGACGGCTTCCGCGAGCTACAGGGCGGCGGCAGCAATCCGGCTGAATCCGTCCAGCAGGCCAGCCTTTCCGAGCAGCGGTTCATGGAGGACGTGAAAAAGCTGCTCGATCCCGAGCAGGTGGCCGCGCTGGACGATTTCAAGCAGCGCGAAAAGGACAACGACATCGAGGCGAAGGCGCAGCGCGACGTCGCCGACCTGATCGGGCAAGTCGATCTCTCCGAGGAGCAGCGCGAGCAGGCGCTGGAGGTGATGCGCCGGCTGAGCACGACCGCGGCTAGCAATCGCCCCGCGGGCTGGTCGCTGATGAACGAGTCCTTTGGCATGCTTGGTAATAATCAGGTGTCGGTGCTCGAAGACCTCGGTGGCGTGATGAACGATCCAGCGGTCATGAACGACCCGCAGGAGATTCAGCGCCGGCTGATTGAGGCCCAGCGGGCCACCGCTGGCGCGAGAGTTTCCGCGCTGACCGCGATCCTGACCCCCGGCCAGCTCGCGCAGTACCGCGCCACCCTGGAAGCGCGCTCCTCGATGATGGAGGCGTTTACCCCGCCCCCGCTCAACCCGCCGCGCTGAGAGACATGCCGCGCGTCAATGGCGAACCCATCGATCCCACGCTGATCGAGGACACTTTTATCCGCCTGAAGGCCGAGGCGGAAATGGCCAGCGAGGTTTCCTGCTGCGAGCGCGATGGCGAATTCCGCGAGCGGGCCGAAGAGGAAGTCATCGACGGCATTCTTCTTGCCCAGGAGGCGGAGCGCCGCGTGCCGGAGCCTCCGGCCGACGAGACCCGTACGGCCTTTGAGGATACCTTGCGCGAATGGCGTCGCCACGGTGCTTCGTGGGACTTGCTGGATGCCCAGCGCGAATCGCTGCGTGCCGAAACGATATCGAGGCTTCGGATGGAGCGCTTCACCGGCGGCCTGTGGAAAGAGCTGCCGGAGCTGGGCTACGAGGATCTTCGTAATTGGTACGGTGAGAACCTTACCCGCTTCCGCACGCCCGCCGCGGCGAATGTGCTTCACCTTGTCCGCTTCCCGGAAAGCCCGGACCCGTGGGACGATTACGCTGCCATGCTCGACTTCCGCCGCCGTGCGCTGGAGGGCGAGGATTTCGCGACGCTGGCGACGGCCCACACACAGAAGAAGGGGGGCGAGACCGATCTCGGGTGGATCGAGCAGCAGCGTCTGCTGAATCCCTTCGAGGCGATGTTGTTCTCCCTGCACGAGGGCGAAGTCAGCCCGGTCTTCCACTACGAACAGGCCTACCATCTCGTGAAGGTCACCGAGGCCCGGGCCGCCTCGGTGCAGCCTTTCGAGGAAGTCGCGGACAGCATCCGCGAGGAAGTGGAGCGCGAGCGCCGCCTGCAGGTGCTGAAGGACCTCGCCGCCAAACTCCGCGCCACGGCAGTGATCGAGCAGGATTGAAAGGCTCGCCAAGGCCCGCCGCGGGCTTTAGCAAAGCCGTCGATGCCCAACCGCTTCTACGGCGCCTTCGACACCGAGCGATTTTCCGGGAAAGCCGACGCCGCGGATTTCCGCACGCCGTTCCAGATTGATCGCGACCGGGTGCTGCACACGCCCGCCTTCCGGCGCCTGCAGAACAAGACGCAGGTCTTCTGGAGCGGGGAGTATGATTTCTACCGGACCCGGCTGACCCACTCGCTGGAAGTCGCCCAGATCGGCCGCTCGATCTGCCACTGGCTGATTTCGCGGGGCGAATCGCTTTCCGAGGATTTCTTCATCGACCCGGATCTGGTCGAGGCGGCGTGCCTGTCCCACGACCTCGGCCACCCGCCCTTCGGCCACGCCGGGGAGAGGACGCTGAACCATCTGATGGCTCCCTACGGTGGCTTCGAGGGGAATGCGCAGACGCTGCGGCTGCTCACCGAGCGGATCTTCTCCGCCAAGCGCACCGGCATGGATCCTAGCCGCGCCTTTCTCGATGCGGTGCTGAAATACAAGTCGCTGTGGAGCGAGCTGAAGAACGCCGACAAGCTGCCCGAGCACCACTTCCTTTACGACTTCCAGCACGCGTGGCTGGACTGGGCGATGGGCGGCAATGACTTCCCTGCCGAGCTGCCGCCGGGCAAGGAGCGCGATTCCTTCAAGTCGATCGAGTGCCAGGTCATGGACTGGGCGGACGACACGGCGTATTCGCTCAACGACCTCGCCGATAGCGTGCGCGCCGGCTTCCTGCGTATCGAGCGCATCGAGGCGTGGGCGGAGAAGAACGGGGCCGAGGTGAGCGATGGCACTCCACTGGGCGAACTCATCGCCTCGATCCGCAAGCGCAAGGTGGATCCCTTCGTCGGCTCGCGCATCGGTAAGTACATCCGCGCCACCACTCTCACCACTGACACCAACTTCCTCAGCGGTGCGAGCAATCGCTACCGCTTCCGGCTCCTTGTGGACCCCGCGTTAAAGGCGGAGTCGAAGCTATTCAAGAAGCTCGCCTTCGAGGTGGTGTTCCTGTCCCCGCAGCTCAAGCAGCTTGAGCACAAGGGCAATCACCTGCTCCACGGGCTGTGGGACGTTCTGGTGAAACGCTACGTCACCGGCAAGGACATCGACGGCCAGACCTTCCAGCTCCTCCCCGAGGACGCCGCCAGCGAGATCGAGCAGGCGGACACCGAGGAGAAGAAAG is drawn from Luteolibacter arcticus and contains these coding sequences:
- a CDS encoding peptidylprolyl isomerase, with translation MPRVNGEPIDPTLIEDTFIRLKAEAEMASEVSCCERDGEFRERAEEEVIDGILLAQEAERRVPEPPADETRTAFEDTLREWRRHGASWDLLDAQRESLRAETISRLRMERFTGGLWKELPELGYEDLRNWYGENLTRFRTPAAANVLHLVRFPESPDPWDDYAAMLDFRRRALEGEDFATLATAHTQKKGGETDLGWIEQQRLLNPFEAMLFSLHEGEVSPVFHYEQAYHLVKVTEARAASVQPFEEVADSIREEVERERRLQVLKDLAAKLRATAVIEQD
- the dgt gene encoding dGTP triphosphohydrolase; the protein is MPNRFYGAFDTERFSGKADAADFRTPFQIDRDRVLHTPAFRRLQNKTQVFWSGEYDFYRTRLTHSLEVAQIGRSICHWLISRGESLSEDFFIDPDLVEAACLSHDLGHPPFGHAGERTLNHLMAPYGGFEGNAQTLRLLTERIFSAKRTGMDPSRAFLDAVLKYKSLWSELKNADKLPEHHFLYDFQHAWLDWAMGGNDFPAELPPGKERDSFKSIECQVMDWADDTAYSLNDLADSVRAGFLRIERIEAWAEKNGAEVSDGTPLGELIASIRKRKVDPFVGSRIGKYIRATTLTTDTNFLSGASNRYRFRLLVDPALKAESKLFKKLAFEVVFLSPQLKQLEHKGNHLLHGLWDVLVKRYVTGKDIDGQTFQLLPEDAASEIEQADTEEKKARLVCDFLAGMSDGYAARMYKRLFTPDFGSIGDLIG
- a CDS encoding serine hydroxymethyltransferase, whose product is MSQKSLRIALGADHGGVDLKDALVAHLQAAGHEVTDFGTHGPDSVDYADFANLVGRSVSDGTQDFGVLCCTSGVGVSIAANRHRHVRAANVRTVEETITTRQHNDANVLCLGGKTVDVATATAMTDAFLATGFEGGRHEARVCKSSGSRIAETDPEIYAAIVAEEKRQRNNIELIASENFASPAVMEAQGSVLTNKYAEGYPGKRWYGGCDNVDVVEQLAIDRAKQIFGAEHANVQPHSGSQANTAVYFSVLKPGDKILTMDLSHGGHLTHGHKANFSGKFYDVTHYGVSKDDERIDYDHLAELAREVTPALITCGASAYSRVIDFERMSQIAREVGAYLFVDMAHIAGLVAAGVHPNPVPHADFVTSTTHKSLRGPRGGIILCKEEFAKKIDAQVFPGIQGGPLMHVIAAKAVCFGEALKPDFKSYQEQVVKNSQALAARLTHHGLRIVSGGSDNHVMMVDLRPKGLNGSEASHALDEAGITVNKNTIPFDTGTPMKPSGIRIGTPAVTTRGMKEKDVEQVADFIAEALAAIGDEAKLHAIRDKVFAFNRAFPMPR
- the rpe gene encoding ribulose-phosphate 3-epimerase, whose product is MIPPTCRDRVIAPSLLAADFSRIREEVTRAIHSGADWLHLDVMDGHFVDNISFGPAVVQAVHETNDIYLDVHLMVSRPDHFLPRFVAAGSDMITVHVEAHHDVAATLRAIRDAGCKAGLALNPATPFDHVVPHLENIDLLLCMTVVPGFGGQSFMPEVLPKIEMAAKYRDERGLGYHIEVDGGIDALTAARCGKAGANVMVAGSSTFRAPDMSLAVKEIREA